The Caldisericum exile AZM16c01 region CTACGCTGTTGATGAAAACGGTATTTTACATGTTACTGCAAAAGACCTTGCAACAGGTAAAGAACAAAAAGTAACTGTGACCAACTCTAATAAACTTTCCAAAGAAGAAATTGAAAGGATGAAAAAAGAGGCTGAAATGTACGCTGAAGCAGACAGAAAACGTGCAGAAGAAATTCAAATTAAGAACGACGGAGATGCTCTTGTTTATTCTGGAAGGAAATTCTTAAGAGAGTATGGTGATAAGATTAATCCGACCGATAAGAGTGCGCTCGAAAATGAACTTAATGAACTTGAAAAATATGTCAAAGAAGGAAATGTTGAGATGATTAAGACAAAAATAGAATCCGTTAACCAGTTAATGTCTAAGATTGGACAGGATATGTATAAACAAGGTGGAGGAACAACAGGCGGTCAAAATCCAAGTTAATGTGGTATAATTAGGCTATGGCAAATAAAGACTATTACGAAATCCTCGGGGTTTCGAGAAACGCAAGTCAAGAGGAGATTAAGAAGAAGTATAGAGAACTTGTAATGAAGTATCATCCTGACTTGCATAAGGATGACCCAGAGGCTGCCAAAAAAATGGCAGAGATAAATGAAGCATACGAAGTTTTAAGCGATCCAGAGAAAAGAGCACAGTACGATAAATTTGGGACCGTAGGTCCAAATGTTGGAGGATTTGAGAGGGGCTACGGTCCCTCATACGATTTTTCAGGTGATATCTTTTCAGATATTGGCGAAATCCTGAGGGATTTTGGATTTGGAGGATTTGGTTTTGGAACAGGGGCACGTGAGAGAGTCGAACGTGGTGAAGATATAGAGGTTGAAGTTACGATACCATTTAAGGATGCTGTCCTTGGTACTGAAAAAGAGATACCTATAAGAAAGAAGGAAACATGTCCTGTTTGTAAAGGAACTGGCGCTGAACCTGGGACAGGATATACAATATGCCCTACATGTAATGGCACAGGATTTGCAACAAAGAGGCAAAGAACCCCGTTTGGTGAATTTGTTGTGCAGACTACGTGCCCTACGTGCCATGGAACAGGAAAAATCATCAAAGAAAAGTGTCATAATTGTGGTGGAACAGGTGTTGTTGAAAAACTTTCAAAGGTTACAGTAACTATTCCTGCAGGCATTGAAGATGGTACAGTTATAAGAATTAGAGGAGAGGGTAATGCAGCACCCCATGGCGGTATTGTAGGTGATTTGTATGTAAGAGTTAAAGTGGAAAAGGACCCTCGGTTTATAAAAGAAGGCAATAAGATTTATTATGTAGCTCATATTTCTGTTCCCGAAGCTGTTTTAGGAACTGAAATAAAAGTTCCTCTTATTGAAGGTGGCGAGGAGGTTGTTAAAATTCCTCCAGGAACGCAACATGGGACTGAAATTAAGTTAAGAAGAAAATTTGGCGTAAGAAGGCCATACGATTATGTTATTAAAATAGTTATTGATATTCCCACAACTCTTACAAGCGAGGAAGCATTCTATTACGAGAAGTTAAAGGAGATTTATGAAACAAAGAATAGAAAAAGGTAAAACAAAAGTTGTTGTAACAATAGGGCCTTCAAGCGAAAGTCCCGAAATAGTAAGGGAATTTTTTAATTTAGGTGTTGATATTTTTAGGCTAAATTTTTCACATGGAACGCATGAGGATCATTTAAGAAGGATTAAAATAATAAGAGAAATTGAGTCTGAATTTGGATATTCTGCTTCTATACTTCAAGATCTTCAAGGACCAAAAATCCGCCTTGGAACCTTTAAGAGTGGAGAAGTTATCTTAAAAGAAGGAGACTCTTTTATTATAACTAAGAAAGAAGTTTTAGGTGACGAGCGAATCTCCACCATTACTTATAAAGAAGTAATTGACGAAGTAAATATTGGTGATTTTATATACATAAACGATGGGCTAATCAAATTAAAGGTTACAGGAAAAGCAAATGACGAAATTGAAACTCAGGTTATTCAGGGAGGTCCAGTTTCTGATCACAAGGGTGTTAATTTCCCTACAACCAAACTAACTATTGATCCTCTCACCGAAAAAGACATCGATGACCTTCGGTTTGGTCTTCAAAATGGAGTTGATATGGTTGCGCTATCTTTTGTAAAAACGAAAGAGGATGTTCTTAAACTCAAATCATACATGGGTAAATTTGGTAGAGTTGTTCCAATAATTTCAAAAATTGAAAAATGGGAAGCGGTGGAAAATCTTCAATCAATTGTAGAAGAATCGCAAGCAGTAATGGTCGCAAGGGGAGATCTTGGTGTTGAACTACCTATCGAGAAAATCCCCCTAATACAAAAAGAAATTATAAGAATTACAAACAATCTGGGAAAGCCTGTAATTACTGCAACTCAAATGCTCGGTTCAATGGTGGAAGAGCAGTTCCCAACAAGGGCGGAAGTAACAGATGTTGCAAATGCGATTTTTGATGGAAGTGATGCCCTCATGCTTTCGAACGAAACGGCGGCAGGTAAAAATCCTACGTTATCTTTAAAAATGATGAGAAGCATCATAAAAGAAATAGAAGAAAGTGTTCTTTTCAAAGATAACTTAAGGAAATTAAATTCTCAAATTCTTGAAATTAATGTGCCCGAAGTTCTTTCAAAATCAATAAAAGATATCTCGGAACTTTTGGATATAAAACTTATAATTGTTGCAACTGAGAGCGGAAAAACCGCAACGCTTGTGTCAAAATATAAACCACAAGTGCCTATCCTTGCTTTAACTCCGAAAGATGAAACACTAAGATTTTTGAATTTGAAGTGGGGTGTGTTTGCATACAAAGTAAGAAATTATTCAAGCGTTGATGAGATATTAAATGAAGCGCCAACAATTGCGACAACTCTTGGACTCCTTTCTAAGGGTGATAGATATATCATTGTTTGCGGGACACATACAGGAGTTTCAGGGACAACAAATCTCATAAAAGTTGATGTAGTATAATTTTTTTCTATCAAACAAGTTTCCAGGCTACCGACAGGTAGCCTTTATATATTTTTTTTAAATAATTGTTTAATATTATTTAAGTGCAACTTGACAAAATTAAAAAATACATTAAAATTAATTAGAGGTGATTTTAGATGAGAAAGAAAATTGTAAGTATCTGTCCAGTTTGCGGTGGTCCTCTAACAATAACTGAATTAAAATGCAATAACTGTGGAACTGTGATTCAAGGAAATTTTGAATTTGACAGATTTATGCTCCTTGATGACGAAGATAGAGAATTTCTCATTGAATTTTTAAGATCTCGTGGAAATATTAAGGAAGTCCAGGCAAGACTTGATATTTCATATCCTACTGCAAAAGCAAGGCTTGATAAACTTCTCAAAAACCTGGATTTGTTTGAGGATGAAACCAAGGAAAGATTTACAAAAAGTGAGGTGCTTTCAAAATTGGAAAGAGGTGAGATAACTGTTGATGAAGCAATAGAGCTTCTTAGGGAGGCAAAGGATGAGTGAAAACCTCTATAAAAAGATTGAAGAACTGTATTTATCGGGAAGAATTACTGAGGAAGAAAAAAACGCACTTTTAAAGGCCTTAGAGGATAAGGAAAAAAACGTTGAACAAATTTCTCAAATTAATATAAACATAAGAGCAACTGATCTTGAAATCGTTGGAAAAGAAGATATACATTATCCTCAATTTGGACAAGGGTCACTTAAAATGGTCAAAAACGGCAATACTTTATATCTTGAAGATAGCCTTGTTTCAAAAGATTTTGCGAAGATTTTAGTTCCATACAAAAGCAACATTCTCATAAAATCTGTTAGTTCTAATATATCTGTTTCCTCAATATTAGGGTTTCTACAAATTCAATCTGTAAGTTCCGATGTTTTAATACAAAACGTTTCAGATAGAGTTATAGTCTCTTTAATTTCAGGTGACGTTGAAATTACAAATGCTTATGGCAGATTAGACATTACAACAAAGTCGGGGGATATAAGAATTAATGAAAGTAAGATAGAAGGAATTCTAAAAACCTACTCTGGGGATATAATTGCATCGATTGTTGAATTTAAAAATTCACGCTTTAATACATTTAACGGCGACATAACCTTAAGAAAAAGCCGTTTCTTAAATAAGTGTGCGATTAACACGTATTTTGGGGATGTTTCAGTCGGGGTTGCAGGTGATGTTTTGATAAACGCCTTTTCATCCATGGGTAGTGTATCAAGCAACTACCGTTTAAATTCTCGTAATGTTGATAATGAACTTAAAGTAGAGACAAAATTTGGAGATATAGATATAGAGGATGAGTCTTATAAAAAGGCCTAAAGGCTTTAAGGGTTTTACATTTTTAACAATCGGACAAATTCTCAGTTTTGCGGGTTCTGGTATGACACAGTTTGGACTCGGGATATGGATCTGGAAAACAACTCACAATGCAACACCTTTTAGTATTATTACATTTGCATTTTTTGTGCCTAATATGATATTTTCCACTGTTGCAGGTGCCCTTGTCGATAGATTACCAAGAAAGATATCCTTAGTCTTGCCCGATTTATCAGCAGGTATTGTTACAATTATTACTCTTATTCTATTTTTACTAAACAAGTTGAACTTGCCTTTTCTTTATATTGCATCCTTCGTTTCTGGTGCATTTAATACATTTCAATGGCCTGCCTACTCTGTTACCATAAGTTCAATGCTATCGAAGGAAGAATATGGGCGTGCAAATGGTCTATTTTCTCTTACGGAAAGCGCACCTGCACTTATATCTCCAATTGCTTCAGGATTCTTATATTCAATCATTGGTCTTCATGGAATAATGCTTATAGATATAATTACCTTTATTATTGCAATTAGTATGGTTTTTCTCGTTGAAATCCCACAAGTACACATCGAAGAGAAACGTGAAAGCATTTTAAGAGATGCTGTGTTTGGGTTTAGGTACATATTTTATAAAAGATCACTTCTTTATCTTCTTATGGTGTTTCTTCTTACAAATTTCTTTGGTGGATTTTGGAATACTCTTTTCACTCCAATGATCTTAGGTAAATTTAATGGAAGTAGCGTTATCTTGGGAACAGTCGAAACGATTTTTGGCGTTGGTGGAATCTTAGGTGGGATTATTATGAGTGTTTGGGGAGGAGCAAAGAAAAAGATTAAAACTTTGCTTCTTGGGATTTTTGTTGGAGGCATATCTGAAATTTTTATTGGTCTATCATATTCAGTCACAGTACTTTCGTTATTTGGACTCCTTATGGGTATCGCTAACATCTTTGCAAATGCATCCTCTCAGTCGATTTGGCAGAGTATAGTTCCATTGAATCTTCAAGGAAGAGTTTTTTCAGCAAGAAAATTTATTGCACAATTTGCATCTGCAATTCCAATGCTTGTTTCCGGTCCTCTCGTTGATAATGTTTTGTCAAAGTATTTTAATAGTAATAACTTACTCTCAAAGACTTTTGGAATTGGTAAAGGTGCGTCAATTGGCTTTCTTGCATTTTTATCAGGAATATTGTCTGTATTTGTTGTAATTTGGGCAGTTAGAAATACTTATGTTATGAGCGTAGAAGATTTAGCACAAAATTATGAAGTAAAGGAGGCGCTTACATGAAAGAATTAGAAAAAATTCTTAATTTGTTCCAAGAAGGTCGAATCGGAAAGGATGAGGCGATGCGTTTGATTGAAGCGCTTTATGAATCGAAAGATGAGAGTAATCAATCCAAAACCCGAAAAATTAGAATTGAGGTGGTAGAAAACGGAGAGAAAAAAGTTTCTGTTAATATGCCATTAAGTATTTTACGGTTTCTTACAAAGACGGCTAAGTTGCTAAATAGAAATTACATTGAAATAGAGAACGAAAGAATTCCGATTGACATAGAAGAGTTAGAAAGCATTCTAAACGATTCTAATTTTAGAGGTCCTATTATGAGTGTAGATGCTAATGGTGAACCGGATGGTAAAAATACGAAGGTAATAATCGAGGTATTGTAGATTACGAGGTGCACAATGCGAAAAGTTTCAAGAGAAGAGATACTTAGCGGAAATCCTGTGAAAATTATGTTTCAACTTGGTTTGCCAATTATGATTTCTCAAATACTTTTTACCTTTTACAACATGGCGGACACTTTTTGGCTTGGACATTTACCTTCGGCAGAATCTGGAAGCGCAGTTGCAGGATTGCAAGTTGCATTTCCCATTGTTTGGTTTCTTATATCATTTACGCTGGGCTTTGGTTTTGCTGGAGTTGCTTTGGTTTCACAGTATACTGGTGCAAACGATCACAAAAATGCGAATCATGCCGCCTCTCAGGTGCTCTCATTCTTGACAATTGCAGGAATTCTTGTTGCTATTTTTGGTTATTTTGTTATGCCCATTATTGCACATCTAATAACGAATGTAGCAAATGTATCAGCTACTGCAATAAAATATATGAAAGTTTACGTTATAGGGATTCCTTTTCTATTTGTAAGTGCAGCCTTCCAAAATATTCTATCAGCAAAGGGTGATAATGTAACTCCGATGCAGATATCGTTAGTAACCAATGTAATGAATATAATACTTGATCCTTTTCTCATTTTCGGTTGGTGGATATTTCCAAGGCTTACAGTAGTTGGAGCAGCAGTTGCGACCGTTATAACTGAGGGAGTTGCAGCAATAATTGCTGTTTATTTTCTTTTCAAA contains the following coding sequences:
- the dnaJ gene encoding molecular chaperone DnaJ; translation: MANKDYYEILGVSRNASQEEIKKKYRELVMKYHPDLHKDDPEAAKKMAEINEAYEVLSDPEKRAQYDKFGTVGPNVGGFERGYGPSYDFSGDIFSDIGEILRDFGFGGFGFGTGARERVERGEDIEVEVTIPFKDAVLGTEKEIPIRKKETCPVCKGTGAEPGTGYTICPTCNGTGFATKRQRTPFGEFVVQTTCPTCHGTGKIIKEKCHNCGGTGVVEKLSKVTVTIPAGIEDGTVIRIRGEGNAAPHGGIVGDLYVRVKVEKDPRFIKEGNKIYYVAHISVPEAVLGTEIKVPLIEGGEEVVKIPPGTQHGTEIKLRRKFGVRRPYDYVIKIVIDIPTTLTSEEAFYYEKLKEIYETKNRKR
- the pyk gene encoding pyruvate kinase, whose protein sequence is MKQRIEKGKTKVVVTIGPSSESPEIVREFFNLGVDIFRLNFSHGTHEDHLRRIKIIREIESEFGYSASILQDLQGPKIRLGTFKSGEVILKEGDSFIITKKEVLGDERISTITYKEVIDEVNIGDFIYINDGLIKLKVTGKANDEIETQVIQGGPVSDHKGVNFPTTKLTIDPLTEKDIDDLRFGLQNGVDMVALSFVKTKEDVLKLKSYMGKFGRVVPIISKIEKWEAVENLQSIVEESQAVMVARGDLGVELPIEKIPLIQKEIIRITNNLGKPVITATQMLGSMVEEQFPTRAEVTDVANAIFDGSDALMLSNETAAGKNPTLSLKMMRSIIKEIEESVLFKDNLRKLNSQILEINVPEVLSKSIKDISELLDIKLIIVATESGKTATLVSKYKPQVPILALTPKDETLRFLNLKWGVFAYKVRNYSSVDEILNEAPTIATTLGLLSKGDRYIIVCGTHTGVSGTTNLIKVDVV
- a CDS encoding DUF2089 domain-containing protein — its product is MRKKIVSICPVCGGPLTITELKCNNCGTVIQGNFEFDRFMLLDDEDREFLIEFLRSRGNIKEVQARLDISYPTAKARLDKLLKNLDLFEDETKERFTKSEVLSKLERGEITVDEAIELLREAKDE
- a CDS encoding DUF4097 family beta strand repeat-containing protein, translating into MSENLYKKIEELYLSGRITEEEKNALLKALEDKEKNVEQISQININIRATDLEIVGKEDIHYPQFGQGSLKMVKNGNTLYLEDSLVSKDFAKILVPYKSNILIKSVSSNISVSSILGFLQIQSVSSDVLIQNVSDRVIVSLISGDVEITNAYGRLDITTKSGDIRINESKIEGILKTYSGDIIASIVEFKNSRFNTFNGDITLRKSRFLNKCAINTYFGDVSVGVAGDVLINAFSSMGSVSSNYRLNSRNVDNELKVETKFGDIDIEDESYKKA
- a CDS encoding MFS transporter — its product is MSLIKRPKGFKGFTFLTIGQILSFAGSGMTQFGLGIWIWKTTHNATPFSIITFAFFVPNMIFSTVAGALVDRLPRKISLVLPDLSAGIVTIITLILFLLNKLNLPFLYIASFVSGAFNTFQWPAYSVTISSMLSKEEYGRANGLFSLTESAPALISPIASGFLYSIIGLHGIMLIDIITFIIAISMVFLVEIPQVHIEEKRESILRDAVFGFRYIFYKRSLLYLLMVFLLTNFFGGFWNTLFTPMILGKFNGSSVILGTVETIFGVGGILGGIIMSVWGGAKKKIKTLLLGIFVGGISEIFIGLSYSVTVLSLFGLLMGIANIFANASSQSIWQSIVPLNLQGRVFSARKFIAQFASAIPMLVSGPLVDNVLSKYFNSNNLLSKTFGIGKGASIGFLAFLSGILSVFVVIWAVRNTYVMSVEDLAQNYEVKEALT